Within the Thermoanaerobaculales bacterium genome, the region TGCGCAGCGCGTGACCTACCGGGACGCCTTCAGGGCCACCACGCCCGCTGCACCGGCAGTCGCCCTGCCGATGATGGCGGACGACGGCAACCGTCGCTGCAGTCGGCGGGCGTCCGCCGCGGGCAGCGCGGCCAGCAGGCCCCCCGAGGTCTGAGGGTCGAGCGCCAGGTCGACCAGCAGCGGATCGGCGCCGTCGGCGATCTCGAGCACGCGGGCGACGCTGTCCCGGTTCTTGCCGGCGCCGGCCGGGACCAGCCCGGTGGCGGCGGCCTCGAGCGCACCGGGCAGCCGCGGCAGGGCGGCGAGGTCGAGCTCGAGGGTGAGGCCGGAAGCGTTCGCCATCTCGGCGGCGTGGCCGGCCAGGCCGAATCCGGTGACGTCGGTGACCGCATGGGGCTCGGCGTCGTGGAGCGCCTCGGCGGCGTCCCGGTTGAGGGTGCCCATCCAGCGCATCGCGGTGGCGAGGTGGCCGGGGTCGACCAGCTCGGCCTTCGCCGCGGTGGCCACCAGCCCGGTGCCGAGCGGCTTGGTGAGCAGCAGCAGGTCCCCCGCCTGGGCGCCGCCGTTGCGCCAGATCCGGTCGGGGTGGACGGTGCCGGTGACGGCCAGGCCGTAGAGCAGCTCGGTGCCCTCGACGGTGTGGCCGCCGGCGAGCACCGCCCCGGCCTCCTTGAGAGCGGTCAGGCCGCCGCGCAGGATCTCCTTGAGCACGTCGCGGCCGAGGCGCGCCAGCGGGAAGCTCACCAGGTTCATGGCGGCGAGCGGCCGGCCGCCCATCGCGTAGACGTCGGACAGGGCATTGACCGCCGCGATCCGGCCGAAGGTGAAGGGGTCGTCGACGATCGGCGGGAAGAAGTCGGTGGTGTGGATGATCGCGAGCTCGGGCGACACCCGGACCACGCCGGCGTCGTCGGCGAACTCGATGCCGACCAGCAGGTCCTCCGACTCCAGCCGCGGCAGGCCGCACAGGATCGTCTCCAGCAGTCCCTTGGCGAGCTTGGCGCCGCACCCGCCGTAGGCGCTGCCCCTGGTCAGGGCGGTGACCTCGGCCGGCGCCACCGCATCGAGCGCGCTCGGCGTCCAGGTCTCGCCGCGGCGGCGGTAGACCGACTCCGGCGCCAGGGCGGCGGCGGCGAGGACCTCGGCGAGCGCGTCGGCCTGGTCGGCTTGCGCTTCGAGCACCACCCCGCACT harbors:
- the selD gene encoding selenide, water dikinase SelD; this translates as MTTRRDLLIVFGSTQRVMQAERAARERGLNVDAVPAPRAVSSQCGVVLEAQADQADALAEVLAAAALAPESVYRRRGETWTPSALDAVAPAEVTALTRGSAYGGCGAKLAKGLLETILCGLPRLESEDLLVGIEFADDAGVVRVSPELAIIHTTDFFPPIVDDPFTFGRIAAVNALSDVYAMGGRPLAAMNLVSFPLARLGRDVLKEILRGGLTALKEAGAVLAGGHTVEGTELLYGLAVTGTVHPDRIWRNGGAQAGDLLLLTKPLGTGLVATAAKAELVDPGHLATAMRWMGTLNRDAAEALHDAEPHAVTDVTGFGLAGHAAEMANASGLTLELDLAALPRLPGALEAAATGLVPAGAGKNRDSVARVLEIADGADPLLVDLALDPQTSGGLLAALPAADARRLQRRLPSSAIIGRATAGAAGVVALKASR